The Lysobacter sp. genome includes a window with the following:
- a CDS encoding NAD(P)/FAD-dependent oxidoreductase, with protein MAAHPERDYDLVIVGASFAGAACAIAAAQYGLRVCVLERKRDPGLKLHTTGIIVKEAAEKTWLNRMPQHLVRRVERVRLYAPNLRDVALQVPDYYFLTTDTPNLMRWLADEMRDQGVDLRLAQSFIGASREPLAHLGRWHVPGIGRTRWLVGADGAKSRVAQRFDLGRVEHFLYGVEYEFAGLELREPDALHCFVNKQFAPGYIGWATQNPTGVQFGLAFRHRATRTGTPDIDALRARVGHRIGIPDDLAPTAIRAGLIPCGGPVTPIARPGVILTGDAAGIVSPVTAGGIHSAWQHGWAVGEAVARHERDGGPSPELVAERAAPRYRIKRALRLAFDHCQMDWPFDLMLGSAPMRWAAERVYFHRRSNG; from the coding sequence ATGGCCGCGCACCCCGAACGCGATTACGACCTTGTCATCGTCGGCGCCAGTTTCGCTGGCGCGGCGTGCGCGATTGCCGCAGCGCAGTACGGGCTGCGGGTCTGCGTGCTGGAGCGCAAGCGCGACCCGGGGCTGAAACTCCACACGACCGGGATTATCGTCAAGGAAGCGGCGGAGAAGACCTGGCTCAATCGGATGCCGCAACATCTTGTACGCAGGGTCGAGCGCGTGCGCCTGTACGCGCCCAATCTGCGCGATGTCGCGCTGCAGGTGCCGGACTACTATTTCCTCACCACCGACACGCCGAATCTGATGCGCTGGCTGGCCGACGAAATGCGCGATCAGGGCGTCGATCTGCGGCTGGCGCAGTCGTTCATCGGCGCCTCGCGCGAGCCGCTGGCGCATCTCGGTCGCTGGCATGTCCCTGGCATCGGCCGCACGCGCTGGCTGGTCGGCGCCGACGGCGCGAAATCGCGGGTGGCGCAGCGTTTCGACCTCGGCCGCGTCGAGCATTTCCTGTATGGCGTCGAATACGAATTCGCTGGCCTTGAACTACGCGAACCCGATGCGCTGCACTGTTTCGTCAACAAGCAGTTCGCACCGGGCTACATCGGCTGGGCGACGCAGAACCCGACCGGCGTGCAGTTCGGCTTGGCGTTCCGGCATCGCGCTACGCGCACCGGCACGCCGGATATCGACGCGCTGCGCGCCCGCGTCGGTCACCGCATCGGCATTCCCGACGATCTCGCTCCCACCGCGATCCGCGCCGGCCTGATCCCCTGCGGCGGTCCGGTGACGCCGATCGCGCGTCCGGGCGTGATCCTCACCGGCGACGCTGCTGGCATCGTTTCGCCGGTCACCGCTGGCGGCATCCACTCGGCGTGGCAGCACGGCTGGGCGGTCGGCGAAGCGGTCGCACGCCACGAACGCGATGGTGGGCCGTCGCCGGAACTCGTCGCCGAGCGCGCCGCGCCGCGCTACCGCATCAAACGCGCGCTGCGCTTGGCCTTCGATCACTGCCAGATGGACTGGCCGTTCGATCTGATGCTGGGTTCGGCGCCGATGCGCTGGGCGGCGGAGCGCGTCTACTTCCACCGCCGGTCCAACGGCTAG
- a CDS encoding amidohydrolase — protein sequence MNDLRITLVQGATRWHDPAANREYYGHLIAPLHDRTDLVLLPETFTSGFSNDIIAQAETMDGPTVAWVREQARVLNAAVCGSVQLREGDGVYNRLLFAMPDGELQTYDKRHLFRFGREHERYAAGRDRLTLDWRGWRICPMVCYDLRFPVFSRNRYDVERPGQLDYDLLLYVANWPSARAYPWKTLLRARAIENLCYVAGLNRVGTDGNHLHYSGDSAVVDFLGHPVSECTDEEVVVTTTLQAKELAAHRERFPAMLDGDSFELK from the coding sequence ATGAACGACCTCCGCATCACCCTCGTCCAGGGCGCTACCCGCTGGCACGATCCCGCCGCCAATCGCGAGTACTACGGGCATCTGATCGCGCCGCTGCACGATCGGACCGATCTGGTATTGCTGCCGGAAACCTTCACCAGCGGTTTCTCCAACGACATCATCGCCCAGGCCGAAACCATGGATGGCCCGACCGTCGCATGGGTGCGCGAACAGGCGCGCGTACTGAACGCCGCAGTCTGCGGCAGCGTGCAGTTGCGCGAAGGCGATGGTGTCTACAACAGACTGTTGTTCGCAATGCCGGACGGCGAGCTGCAGACCTACGACAAGCGCCACCTGTTCCGCTTCGGCCGCGAGCACGAACGCTACGCCGCCGGTCGAGATCGTCTGACGCTCGACTGGCGCGGCTGGCGGATCTGCCCGATGGTCTGCTACGACCTGCGTTTCCCGGTGTTCTCGCGCAACCGTTACGACGTGGAGCGGCCGGGGCAACTCGATTACGACCTGCTGCTGTACGTCGCCAACTGGCCCTCGGCCCGCGCTTATCCGTGGAAGACCCTGCTGCGCGCGCGGGCCATCGAAAATCTCTGTTATGTCGCCGGTCTCAACCGTGTCGGCACCGACGGCAATCACCTGCATTATTCCGGCGACAGCGCGGTGGTCGATTTCCTCGGTCACCCGGTCAGCGAATGCACGGACGAAGAAGTCGTCGTCACCACGACGCTGCAGGCGAAGGAACTCGCCGCGCACCGGGAACGGTTTCCGGCGATGCTGGATGGAGACAGCTTCGAGCTGAAATGA
- a CDS encoding pyridoxal phosphate-dependent aminotransferase produces MPQTKLPKVGTTIFTVMSQLAAEHGAINLGQGFPDFPVPPRLVDELDKAMRAGHNQYSMMTGIPALRRAIAGKTARVYGVLPDADSEITVTSGATEAIFNAIHAVVRAGEEVIVLDPCYDCYEPAIDLAGARAVHVPLDPQTFAPDWQRVRDAIGPKTRMLMINSPHNPSGAMLTADDMAIVAELLRDTGIWLLSDEVYEHIVFDGARHESALRYPELRERAFVISSFGKTYHCTGWKVGYCIAPPALSAEFRKVHQYNVFCTFHPAQHAFAAMIDAEPEHYEQLGAFYQSKRNRFREQLLTTKLKPLPVPGGYFQLVDYSAISDLDDAAFCRWLTTEKGVAAIPLSPFYETPPDGQRLARLCFAKNDSTLDGAIERLQRL; encoded by the coding sequence ATGCCGCAGACCAAGTTGCCCAAGGTGGGCACCACCATCTTCACCGTGATGTCGCAGCTCGCGGCCGAACACGGCGCCATCAACCTCGGCCAGGGGTTTCCCGACTTCCCGGTGCCGCCACGGCTGGTCGATGAATTGGACAAGGCGATGCGCGCCGGGCACAACCAGTATTCGATGATGACCGGCATCCCCGCGCTGCGCCGGGCCATCGCCGGGAAGACCGCGCGCGTCTACGGCGTATTGCCCGATGCCGACAGCGAAATCACCGTCACCAGCGGCGCCACCGAGGCGATCTTCAACGCGATCCACGCGGTGGTGCGCGCCGGCGAGGAAGTCATCGTCCTCGATCCCTGCTACGACTGCTATGAGCCGGCGATCGATCTGGCCGGCGCGCGCGCGGTGCATGTCCCGCTCGACCCGCAGACCTTCGCGCCCGACTGGCAGCGCGTGCGCGACGCCATCGGCCCGAAGACGCGGATGCTGATGATCAACAGTCCGCACAATCCGTCCGGCGCGATGTTGACCGCCGACGACATGGCGATCGTCGCCGAGCTGCTGCGCGACACCGGCATCTGGCTGCTGTCGGACGAGGTCTACGAACATATCGTCTTCGATGGTGCGCGGCACGAATCCGCGCTGCGTTACCCGGAGCTGCGCGAACGCGCGTTCGTGATCTCCAGTTTCGGCAAGACCTATCACTGCACTGGCTGGAAAGTCGGCTACTGCATCGCGCCGCCCGCGTTGAGCGCGGAATTCCGCAAAGTGCATCAGTACAACGTGTTCTGCACCTTCCATCCGGCGCAGCACGCGTTCGCGGCGATGATCGATGCCGAGCCCGAACACTACGAACAGTTGGGCGCGTTCTACCAGTCCAAGCGCAACCGTTTCCGCGAGCAGTTGCTGACGACGAAGCTCAAGCCGCTGCCGGTGCCGGGCGGTTATTTCCAACTGGTCGATTATTCGGCGATCAGCGACCTTGACGATGCCGCATTCTGCCGCTGGCTGACCACCGAGAAAGGCGTCGCCGCGATTCCGCTGTCGCCGTTCTACGAAACGCCTCCGGATGGACAGCGTCTCGCGCGACTGTGCTTCGCGAAGAACGACAGCACGCTCGACGGTGCGATCGAACGTCTGCAGAGGCTTTGA
- a CDS encoding DUF3293 domain-containing protein, whose translation MPSSTPYTGEARIAELVRAYLAAEYRWEMDGDWLNLRIGERAPDAARRFPHATQFGLLSAWNPHSVERPEAANRAADDTLQQDLLGCGRRFQPAFSSAVNRSWREPSWLVVDLPLSGFDTLSRRYGQLATLHWTALDAVRLRVDATRPREFAHHADIDWLRG comes from the coding sequence ATGCCATCGTCCACACCGTACACCGGCGAAGCCCGGATCGCCGAACTGGTGCGCGCCTATCTTGCTGCGGAATACCGCTGGGAGATGGACGGCGACTGGTTGAATCTGCGCATCGGCGAGCGGGCGCCGGATGCCGCCCGCCGGTTTCCCCACGCCACGCAGTTCGGCCTGCTGTCCGCCTGGAACCCCCATTCCGTCGAGCGCCCCGAAGCCGCCAACCGCGCGGCCGACGATACGCTGCAGCAGGACCTGCTCGGCTGCGGACGGAGATTCCAGCCCGCGTTTTCGTCGGCCGTGAATCGCTCCTGGCGCGAACCGAGCTGGCTGGTGGTCGATCTGCCGCTGTCCGGGTTCGATACGCTTTCGCGCCGCTATGGACAACTGGCCACGCTGCACTGGACGGCACTGGATGCGGTCAGACTGCGGGTGGACGCGACCCGGCCGCGCGAATTCGCGCACCACGCCGATATCGACTGGCTGCGAGGCTGA
- a CDS encoding DUF3293 domain-containing protein, giving the protein MNQLSYQDVTEAPPLPPLATLAAIYTAAGYKWEIDGRWWPIQIGEHARELDDAFPDATRFGMLSASNPGNFALNDAENRSADRELQRALDQLGLRYRPGFVMGRNRSWRAQNWLVIEPGESTFDALARRFGQIGTLLWPREAPVRLRMRAARPEMLVEQPYIDWLGDGFCAASAKDGAIPALST; this is encoded by the coding sequence GTGAATCAGTTGTCGTATCAGGACGTGACCGAAGCGCCTCCCCTCCCTCCTCTCGCCACTTTGGCCGCCATCTACACGGCAGCCGGTTACAAGTGGGAGATCGATGGCCGCTGGTGGCCGATCCAGATCGGCGAACATGCCCGCGAGCTCGACGACGCATTTCCGGACGCGACACGTTTCGGGATGCTCAGCGCCTCCAATCCCGGCAACTTCGCACTCAACGACGCCGAGAACCGCTCCGCGGACCGCGAACTGCAACGCGCACTGGACCAGCTCGGCCTGCGCTACAGACCGGGTTTCGTCATGGGCCGCAATCGCAGTTGGCGTGCGCAGAACTGGCTGGTCATCGAGCCCGGAGAATCGACATTCGATGCGCTGGCCCGCCGCTTCGGCCAGATCGGCACGCTGCTATGGCCGCGCGAGGCACCGGTACGTCTGCGGATGCGTGCGGCACGGCCCGAAATGCTCGTCGAACAGCCGTATATCGACTGGCTCGGGGACGGTTTTTGCGCCGCGTCGGCCAAGGACGGAGCAATCCCGGCACTCAGCACGTAA
- the ccmA gene encoding heme ABC exporter ATP-binding protein CcmA translates to MTDPSLRATPLLAALGLSFARNDEPVFGPLDFTVDAGEALLIRGDNGAGKTTLLRVLAGLLRPEAGRIEVDGHGTDAPARTRALAYLGHLPALKADLGALENLEFLSGLQGHRHGQSPDAAMRIVGLDGYQDALARQLSAGQKKRLSLARIWLSPAPVWLLDEPYANLDLGGIELVNRMVQAHLREGGAALVTTHGAYAAPPVRTRELIMRRAA, encoded by the coding sequence ATGACCGATCCATCCCTCCGCGCCACCCCCCTGCTCGCAGCGCTCGGTCTCAGCTTCGCCCGCAATGACGAGCCGGTGTTCGGTCCGCTCGATTTCACGGTCGATGCCGGCGAAGCTCTGCTGATCCGCGGCGACAACGGCGCAGGCAAGACCACGCTGCTGCGGGTGCTTGCCGGCCTGCTGCGTCCCGAGGCCGGCCGGATCGAGGTCGACGGCCATGGCACCGACGCTCCGGCGCGCACTCGCGCACTGGCCTATCTCGGTCATTTGCCGGCGCTCAAGGCCGATCTCGGCGCGTTGGAAAACCTCGAATTCCTGTCCGGGCTGCAGGGGCATCGCCACGGCCAATCGCCCGATGCGGCGATGCGGATCGTCGGCCTCGATGGTTACCAGGACGCCCTCGCCCGCCAACTCTCGGCGGGCCAGAAAAAACGTCTTTCGCTGGCACGGATCTGGCTGTCGCCGGCGCCGGTCTGGCTGCTGGACGAGCCGTACGCGAATCTCGATCTCGGCGGCATCGAACTGGTCAACCGCATGGTCCAGGCGCATCTGCGCGAAGGCGGCGCGGCACTGGTCACGACCCACGGCGCCTACGCTGCGCCACCGGTGCGCACCCGCGAACTGATCATGAGGCGGGCGGCATGA
- the ccmB gene encoding heme exporter protein CcmB, with amino-acid sequence MTIAGSAPTLLEAARALLARDLRLLWRRRGDALQPALFALMVVVLFALALGNDPPLQAKVAAGVLWVAALLAGLLALDTLFRSDAEDGSLEQWMLAPVPLAWLVAVRTFMHWATTAWPLLLATPFLAELMHLPHAQLPILMTGLALGTPLLSLIGAVIAALTVGMRRSGILVGLLALPLYVPVLVFGAGSVAASAQGMDAVGPMLFLGAGLIVAMVLAPLTAAAAIRIAVN; translated from the coding sequence ATGACCATCGCCGGCAGTGCGCCCACCCTGCTGGAGGCCGCCCGCGCCCTGCTCGCCCGCGATCTGCGCCTGCTCTGGCGCCGTCGCGGGGACGCGCTGCAGCCGGCATTGTTCGCTTTGATGGTGGTGGTGCTGTTCGCGCTGGCGCTGGGCAACGACCCACCGCTGCAGGCCAAAGTCGCCGCTGGCGTGCTCTGGGTCGCGGCGCTGCTGGCCGGGCTGTTGGCGCTGGATACCCTGTTCCGCAGCGATGCCGAAGACGGTTCGCTGGAACAGTGGATGCTCGCGCCGGTACCACTGGCTTGGCTGGTTGCGGTACGCACGTTCATGCACTGGGCGACGACCGCGTGGCCGCTGTTGCTGGCCACGCCTTTCCTCGCCGAACTCATGCACCTACCGCATGCGCAATTGCCGATCCTGATGACCGGCCTGGCGCTGGGGACACCACTGTTGAGTCTGATCGGCGCGGTGATCGCGGCGCTGACGGTCGGCATGCGCCGCTCCGGTATCCTAGTGGGGTTGCTCGCCTTGCCGCTGTACGTGCCGGTGCTGGTGTTCGGTGCCGGCAGTGTCGCCGCAAGCGCTCAGGGCATGGATGCGGTTGGACCGATGCTGTTCCTGGGCGCGGGCCTGATCGTCGCGATGGTGCTCGCACCGCTGACTGCAGCGGCTGCGATCCGGATCGCGGTGAATTGA
- a CDS encoding heme ABC transporter permease, producing the protein MNPLVRWFHQLGSPPYFDRFAARWAPWCFGLGVLVMLWGGWQGLFVVPADYQQGDSFRILYIHVPSAWMSMFIFALMAFYAAIALIWRIKLCEILAMACAPIGAAFTVITLATGSIWGKPMWGTWWEWDPRLTSELILLFLYLGVIGLYQAIDDRRNAARAAGLLAIVGVALLPVIRYSVTWWNSLHQGQTIRMFGESSMDASMIPPLVAIVLGTKLWFVGSLLLRARADNLEREAGKDWVRQRAGIDTAAERGP; encoded by the coding sequence ATGAACCCCCTCGTCCGCTGGTTCCACCAACTCGGTTCGCCGCCGTACTTCGACCGCTTCGCGGCGCGCTGGGCGCCGTGGTGCTTCGGCCTGGGCGTGCTGGTCATGCTCTGGGGCGGCTGGCAGGGCTTGTTCGTCGTTCCCGCCGATTACCAGCAGGGCGACAGCTTCCGCATCCTCTACATCCATGTGCCCTCGGCATGGATGAGCATGTTCATCTTCGCGCTGATGGCGTTCTATGCGGCCATCGCGCTGATCTGGCGGATCAAGCTGTGCGAGATCCTGGCCATGGCCTGCGCGCCGATCGGTGCGGCCTTCACCGTGATCACCCTGGCCACCGGCTCGATCTGGGGCAAGCCGATGTGGGGCACGTGGTGGGAATGGGACCCGCGGCTGACCAGCGAGCTGATCCTGCTGTTCCTGTATCTGGGCGTGATCGGTCTGTACCAGGCGATCGACGACCGCCGCAACGCCGCGCGCGCCGCCGGTCTGCTGGCGATCGTCGGGGTCGCGCTGCTGCCGGTGATCCGCTACTCGGTGACCTGGTGGAACTCGCTGCACCAGGGCCAGACCATCCGCATGTTCGGCGAATCGAGCATGGATGCCAGCATGATTCCGCCGCTGGTGGCGATCGTGCTGGGGACCAAGCTGTGGTTCGTCGGTTCGCTGCTGCTGCGGGCGCGCGCGGACAATCTGGAACGCGAAGCGGGCAAGGACTGGGTGCGGCAGCGTGCGGGGATCGACACCGCAGCGGAGCGTGGGCCATGA
- the ccmD gene encoding heme exporter protein CcmD translates to MTYLGYVVAAYAIFAVVLLWDLVAPLLRIRRILRNVSLRARRASAQQDAPIPTELQR, encoded by the coding sequence ATGACCTATCTGGGCTATGTCGTCGCGGCCTACGCGATCTTCGCGGTGGTGCTGCTGTGGGACCTGGTCGCACCGCTGCTGCGCATCCGCCGTATCCTGCGCAACGTCTCTCTGCGTGCGAGGCGCGCATCCGCGCAACAAGACGCGCCCATTCCCACGGAGCTGCAACGATGA
- the ccmE gene encoding cytochrome c maturation protein CcmE, producing MNPTRKRRLVLVLLLLAAAVAATALVTLALQRNVAYLYTPSEILADEAGAKVKTGDAVFRLGGMVAADSLQRAEGSMEARFKVTDGDGELEVRYTGILPDLFREKQAVVATGRMDGQIFIAEQVLAKHDETYVPKEVADKMGLAHKKHNVPEATGAAAAGTPAATAPMPMPER from the coding sequence ATGAACCCCACCCGTAAACGCCGCCTCGTGCTGGTGCTGTTGCTGCTGGCTGCGGCCGTCGCCGCGACCGCGCTGGTGACGCTGGCGCTGCAGCGCAATGTCGCCTATCTGTACACGCCCAGCGAAATCCTCGCCGACGAAGCGGGCGCGAAGGTCAAGACCGGCGACGCGGTGTTCCGCCTCGGCGGCATGGTGGCGGCCGATTCGCTCCAGCGCGCCGAAGGCTCGATGGAAGCGCGGTTCAAAGTGACCGATGGCGACGGCGAACTGGAAGTGCGCTACACCGGGATTCTTCCGGATCTGTTCCGCGAGAAGCAGGCGGTGGTGGCGACCGGGCGGATGGACGGGCAGATCTTCATCGCCGAGCAGGTGCTGGCCAAGCACGACGAGACCTACGTGCCGAAGGAAGTGGCCGACAAGATGGGTTTGGCGCACAAGAAGCACAACGTACCCGAGGCGACGGGCGCCGCTGCAGCGGGAACACCCGCCGCGACAGCGCCGATGCCGATGCCGGAGCGCTGA